Proteins encoded within one genomic window of Mycolicibacterium aubagnense:
- a CDS encoding Rieske 2Fe-2S domain-containing protein, with amino-acid sequence MTRNSTDAGVREIDVGTPPTRFARGWHCLGLLSEFADGKPHSISAFGTKLVVFADSHGDVHVLDAYCRHLGGDLSQGEVKDDAVACPFHDWRWAGNGRCAQVPYAKRPPRLARTRVWLSRVRAGLLFVWHDPEGATPSSHLDIPDISEFRDEGWTGWSWRTELIGSNCREIIDNIVDMAHFYYVHFGFPTYFKNVFEGHVASQYLQTIGRPDVNLGGSHYAGEQILDSEASYFGPSFMINRLHNSYSGYAVEAILVNCHYPVTSDSFVLQWGIMVRRPQGLTDEATEMLLRAFTDGVSKGFLQDVEIWKNKTRIENPLLVEEDGPVYQLRRWYEQFYVDAADVTSDMTDRFEYEVDTTAANKYWRNEVAENLRQRETPTSAAADVGLHQPSIGKAVQ; translated from the coding sequence TTGACCAGAAATTCGACTGACGCCGGAGTACGTGAGATCGATGTCGGGACGCCCCCGACTCGGTTTGCCCGCGGCTGGCACTGCCTGGGACTGCTGTCGGAGTTCGCGGACGGCAAGCCGCATTCGATCAGTGCTTTCGGGACGAAGCTCGTGGTCTTCGCCGACAGTCACGGCGACGTGCATGTGCTCGACGCGTACTGCCGCCATCTCGGCGGCGACCTGTCTCAAGGTGAGGTCAAAGACGATGCCGTCGCGTGTCCGTTCCACGACTGGCGGTGGGCGGGCAACGGCCGGTGCGCGCAGGTGCCCTATGCCAAACGTCCGCCCCGGCTCGCACGTACCCGCGTGTGGCTGTCACGCGTTCGTGCCGGTCTCCTCTTCGTCTGGCACGACCCCGAGGGCGCTACGCCGTCGTCGCATCTGGACATCCCGGACATTTCCGAGTTTCGCGACGAGGGCTGGACGGGGTGGTCCTGGCGCACTGAGCTCATCGGCTCGAACTGTCGAGAGATCATCGACAACATCGTCGACATGGCGCACTTCTACTACGTCCATTTCGGATTCCCGACCTACTTCAAGAACGTGTTCGAAGGTCACGTCGCGTCCCAGTACCTACAGACGATCGGCAGGCCCGATGTCAACCTGGGCGGATCGCATTACGCGGGCGAACAGATCCTCGACTCCGAGGCGTCCTACTTCGGACCGTCGTTCATGATCAACCGGCTGCACAACAGCTACAGCGGATACGCGGTGGAAGCGATTCTGGTCAACTGCCACTATCCGGTCACCTCGGATTCCTTTGTCCTGCAATGGGGCATCATGGTGCGCCGGCCGCAAGGCCTCACCGATGAGGCGACAGAAATGCTGCTGCGCGCGTTCACCGACGGAGTCAGCAAGGGGTTCCTCCAGGACGTGGAGATCTGGAAGAACAAGACCCGTATCGAGAATCCGCTGCTGGTCGAGGAGGACGGCCCGGTCTACCAGCTGCGCCGGTGGTATGAGCAGTTCTACGTCGACGCCGCCGACGTCACCTCCGACATGACCGACCGCTTCGAATACGAAGTGGATACCACTGCGGCCAACAAATATTGGCGCAATGAAGTGGCGGAGAACCTCCGTCAACGAGAAACACCGACCTCGGCCGCGGCCGACGTCGGTCTCCATCAGCCCAGCATCGGGAAGGCAGTTCAGTGA